Proteins encoded in a region of the Paenibacillus sp. W2I17 genome:
- a CDS encoding ROK family protein — MKKANATMMKYINLNNVREVMQQIETATKPQLALLTNLSVVTINALIQELCDGGELFQDKVVPSNGGRPAQAYRYNYNFKLALVLYIKEMKGQELISATVMNLENKVVLKEESILPAFDKQHMLQLIARFIKKYPSIDMIGIGIPGQAVDGDITVSSHEELIHSHLIREIESEFQLNVLVENDVNAAISGYCTQHADMKEQSVAGIYFPNRYPPGMGMMLNGQMIRGKNGMFGEIKYLPYSPDWKRDMSKDDFVVNVCHILQTINAVVAPHQIVIYQERMEREELDLAWKQYGKDHPMPSLPEIVHQDSFQHDFDAGLRGMVLQALKSGILSEAL, encoded by the coding sequence ATGAAAAAAGCCAACGCTACAATGATGAAATATATCAATTTGAATAATGTGCGTGAAGTCATGCAGCAGATTGAGACGGCGACCAAACCGCAATTAGCTTTATTAACCAATCTTAGTGTTGTTACCATTAATGCGCTGATTCAGGAATTATGTGATGGCGGAGAGTTGTTCCAGGATAAAGTGGTTCCCTCTAACGGCGGTCGTCCTGCTCAGGCATATCGATATAATTATAACTTTAAGCTTGCTTTGGTTCTTTACATCAAAGAAATGAAAGGCCAGGAGTTGATTTCGGCAACGGTCATGAATCTGGAGAATAAGGTTGTGCTGAAGGAAGAGAGTATCTTGCCTGCTTTTGATAAACAGCATATGCTGCAACTTATCGCGCGTTTCATTAAGAAGTATCCCTCCATTGATATGATCGGCATCGGTATTCCGGGGCAAGCCGTGGATGGGGACATCACGGTGAGCAGTCATGAAGAGCTTATCCATTCACATCTGATACGGGAGATCGAGAGCGAGTTCCAACTGAACGTTCTCGTGGAGAATGATGTTAATGCAGCGATTAGCGGATACTGTACACAGCATGCGGATATGAAGGAACAGAGTGTAGCAGGAATTTATTTTCCGAACCGATACCCGCCGGGTATGGGCATGATGTTGAATGGACAGATGATCCGCGGGAAAAACGGGATGTTTGGTGAGATCAAGTATCTTCCTTATTCACCTGATTGGAAACGTGACATGAGCAAAGATGATTTTGTAGTGAACGTATGTCACATCCTGCAAACGATTAATGCCGTCGTTGCCCCGCACCAGATTGTCATTTATCAGGAACGTATGGAGAGAGAAGAGCTGGATTTGGCGTGGAAGCAGTACGGGAAGGATCACCCCATGCCGTCGTTGCCCGAGATTGTACATCAGGACTCGTTCCAACATGATTTTGATGCTGGGTTACGAGGAATGGTGCTTCAGGCGTTGAAGTCAGGCATTCTATCAGAAGCCTTATAA
- a CDS encoding sugar O-acetyltransferase gives MMREEERIMKGVLFSPSDPELKIIKRRAHNLSQRYSQTFEEQTEERNQILQQLLGEIGEGGFMQGPIFFHYGVHTRIGDHFFGNYNLTIQDDALVTIGDYTSFGPNVTIITPIHPMIASERRQMVDQNGDVKSLCYAKPVTIGNDVWISANVTVCGGVTIGDGCVIGAGSVVTRDIPPHSFAAGVPCKVIRKITDTDSMRNYPDVLADCRVLEE, from the coding sequence ATGATGCGTGAAGAAGAGAGAATCATGAAGGGCGTGTTGTTCAGTCCAAGTGATCCGGAATTAAAGATCATCAAAAGGCGGGCCCATAATCTCAGTCAGCGTTACAGCCAGACCTTTGAAGAACAGACTGAGGAGAGGAATCAGATATTGCAACAGCTACTGGGAGAGATTGGAGAAGGCGGATTCATGCAAGGCCCCATCTTCTTTCATTATGGTGTGCATACCCGAATAGGCGATCATTTCTTCGGTAATTACAATCTGACGATACAAGATGACGCGCTAGTGACGATCGGGGACTATACCAGTTTTGGACCCAACGTCACGATTATTACCCCCATTCACCCCATGATTGCCAGCGAGCGGAGACAGATGGTGGACCAAAACGGTGATGTGAAGTCACTATGTTATGCCAAACCGGTCACGATTGGAAACGATGTATGGATCTCGGCAAACGTCACAGTGTGCGGGGGCGTAACGATTGGAGACGGCTGTGTGATCGGAGCAGGTAGCGTGGTGACTCGTGATATTCCACCGCATTCTTTTGCAGCAGGCGTACCGTGCAAAGTTATTCGCAAAATTACTGATACGGACAGCATGCGAAACTATCCCGATGTTCTGGCAGATTGCCGTGTGCTGGAAGAATAA